In the genome of Capra hircus breed San Clemente chromosome 5, ASM170441v1, whole genome shotgun sequence, one region contains:
- the LOC102174004 gene encoding olfactory receptor 6C2-like: protein MRNHTVTTFTLLGLTDDPQLKIVIFIFLFLTYILSVTGNLTIISLTFIDSHLKTAMYFFLQNFSFLEISFTTACIPRYLYNISTGDKTIAYNNCISQIFFADLFGVTEFFLLATMSYDRYVAICKPLHYVTIMNNVVCRRLILCCWMAGLLIIIPPLSLGLHLEFCDSNDIDHFFCDAVPLLKISCSETWLIEQMIIVCAVLTFIMTLMCVVLSYIYIIKTILQFPSAQQRKKAFSTCSSHLIVVSITYGSCIFIYVKPSAKESAGINKGVAMLTTSIAPMLNPFIYTLRNKQVKQAFGDAIKRIALFSKI from the coding sequence ATGAGAAACCACACAGTAACAACTTTTACCCTGCTGGGACTGACTGATGATCCACAACTGAAGATTgtgattttcatctttttatttctcacCTACATTTTGAGTGTAACTGGGAACCTGACAATCATCTCCCTCACCTTCATAGACTCTCATCTGAAAACTGCCATGTACTTTTTCCTACAAAATTTCTCCTTCTTAGAAATCTCATTTACAACTGCTTGTATTCCCAGATATTTGTATAACATATCAACAGGTGATAAGACAATAGCATATAATAACTGTATCAGTCAAATATTTTTTGCTGATCTTTTTGGTGTAACTGAGTTTTTTCTCCTGGCTACCATGTCCTATGATCGATACGTGGCCATCTGCAAACCCCTGCATTACGTGACTATCATGAACAACGTGGTCTGTAGAAGACTCATCCTTTGCTGCTGGATGGCTGGCTTGTTGATCATAATCCCTCCACTTAGCCTGGGCCTGCATCTGGAATTCTGTGACTCCAATGATATTGACCATTTTTTCTGTGATGCAGTCCCCCTTCTAAAAATCTCATGCTCAGAAACGTGGCTTATAGAGCAAATGATCATAGTCTGTGCAGTGTTGACCTTTATCATGACCCTCATGTGTGTTGTTCTGTCGTATATATACATCATCAAGACCATTTTACAATTCCCTTCTGCCCAGCAAAGGAAAAAGGCATTTTCCACATGTTCTTCCCATTTGATTGTGGTCTCCATCACCTATGGAAGCTGTATTTTCATCTATGTTAAGCCTTCAGCAAAGGAATCAGCAGGTATTAATAAAGGTGTGGCAATGCTCACTACTTCAATTGCTCCTATGCTGAACCCCTTCATTTACACCTTGAGAAACAAGCAAGTTAAACAAGCCTTTGGTGATGCAATCAAAAGAATTGCATTATTCTCAAAGATCTAA